Proteins co-encoded in one Microscilla marina ATCC 23134 genomic window:
- a CDS encoding calcium-binding protein — translation MKKVSLILLLIVAMTGYSCSNQEKVEPNKQAGINADLENAVIPGTSGNNTLYGTGGNDTMYGYGGNDTMYGGGGNDVLYGGKGNDRLYGDAGRDNIHGQDGDDNIYYRADVDGVDGRMDGGSGNDAIHIIGNVSPNDVVIVNNWKQIYVKSQKVMTYGYIERFYVNGQQILPINVY, via the coding sequence ATGAAAAAGGTTAGTTTAATTTTACTGTTAATTGTGGCAATGACAGGCTACAGTTGTTCAAACCAAGAAAAAGTAGAACCCAATAAACAAGCAGGGATAAATGCTGATTTGGAAAACGCTGTAATACCAGGCACCAGTGGCAACAATACTTTGTATGGTACTGGCGGAAATGATACCATGTATGGCTACGGAGGAAACGATACAATGTACGGAGGAGGTGGAAACGATGTATTGTACGGGGGTAAAGGCAACGATCGGTTGTATGGAGACGCAGGCAGAGACAACATACATGGACAAGATGGTGACGATAATATCTATTATCGGGCAGATGTAGATGGAGTAGATGGAAGAATGGATGGTGGCTCTGGAAACGATGCCATTCATATTATTGGCAATGTTAGCCCAAATGATGTGGTAATTGTTAACAACTGGAAGCAAATATATGTGAAAAGCCAGAAGGTAATGACTTATGGATACATTGAGCGTTTCTATGTAAATGGTCAGCAAATACTGCCTATCAACGTATATTAA
- a CDS encoding tetratricopeptide repeat protein, giving the protein MLYHLLLSMLFILAYTNPAFAQQQPTIDSLKHLLTAAKQDKNKINLYNSLAKQYRFNDSSKVAYYASLAINLAQKNNYPKGIADAYYCLGWITYMKNHYKESERLFHKTLSISQKAKYPVGIANAYNGLGVVNKNQGNYTKAMQYYQQSLKVKIKVGDQNLIAHSYNNMGNVYTLQGNYKKALKHHYKALKLRMKYSEKRFEAMSYNNIGVAYQNMGYYSRALKYHQQSLTVAENFGDTTIVALNYGKIGNVYKSLGNYTQALQYYLRAVKIDKRLGNKYGLGSNYVAMGECYHQLNEFFHAKQVYQNALSISKKTNEQSTQSAAYQGLANVYLSQKQYKVSEKYFRKALHLRKKTKENALLSETLLGLGTVAYEQKKYDKVLVFTKEGMAKAQKSARLAAIRDVAALSAKTYEALKDFKKAYTHYQLYKQMEDSLVNKEIIRKISQAEDQYKYRKYQDSLTTARQQAEKRFETQIQQQKLTNRLRLYIAIASLLAMTLLLIGVAVWNKQKRKHILQNLVLKETQKELLEEQILRKEIEEVALREQLHIDEKIKEIFQVNLESKDHELTKQALYLVQKQQLIETWSQELTELIKQAKGTVKDNIQTLNKQMKKEVKATEAWNNFTQTFELAHPSFYKKLKTSFPELTTYELKLSALIRLNLDTYDIAEFMNISPESARKAKLRLRKKMNLPSTEALREYFRNM; this is encoded by the coding sequence ATGCTATATCATCTATTGCTTTCTATGCTCTTCATTCTTGCGTATACAAACCCTGCTTTTGCTCAACAACAACCTACTATCGACTCTCTAAAACATCTACTAACAGCGGCAAAACAAGATAAAAATAAGATCAATTTGTACAACTCATTGGCAAAACAATATCGTTTTAACGATTCAAGTAAGGTAGCTTACTATGCTAGCTTGGCTATCAACCTGGCTCAGAAAAACAACTATCCAAAAGGCATAGCCGATGCTTACTACTGTTTAGGTTGGATTACTTATATGAAAAACCATTATAAGGAATCAGAAAGATTATTTCACAAGACACTAAGTATATCCCAAAAAGCAAAATACCCGGTAGGGATTGCAAATGCTTACAACGGTTTGGGAGTAGTAAACAAAAATCAAGGAAACTACACTAAAGCAATGCAATACTATCAGCAATCGCTGAAAGTAAAAATAAAAGTAGGGGATCAAAACCTGATCGCACATAGCTATAACAACATGGGTAATGTGTATACCTTGCAAGGCAACTATAAAAAAGCCTTGAAACACCATTACAAGGCGTTGAAGCTACGGATGAAATATAGTGAAAAGCGTTTTGAGGCAATGAGCTATAATAATATTGGGGTTGCCTATCAAAACATGGGGTACTATTCAAGGGCATTGAAGTATCACCAACAATCATTAACCGTTGCCGAAAATTTTGGCGACACAACGATTGTCGCACTTAATTATGGTAAAATTGGCAATGTGTATAAATCCTTGGGTAACTATACTCAAGCATTGCAATATTACTTAAGAGCCGTAAAGATTGATAAACGCTTGGGGAATAAGTACGGATTGGGAAGCAACTATGTGGCCATGGGTGAGTGTTACCATCAATTAAACGAATTCTTTCATGCAAAACAGGTTTACCAGAATGCGCTCAGTATATCAAAAAAAACCAATGAACAAAGTACACAATCTGCTGCTTATCAGGGCTTAGCCAATGTGTATTTAAGCCAAAAGCAATATAAAGTTTCAGAAAAATATTTCAGAAAAGCATTGCATTTGAGAAAAAAAACAAAGGAAAATGCCCTGTTAAGTGAAACTTTATTGGGATTGGGTACAGTAGCCTATGAACAAAAGAAATACGATAAGGTATTGGTTTTTACTAAGGAAGGAATGGCGAAAGCACAAAAATCTGCTCGCTTGGCAGCCATCAGGGATGTTGCCGCTTTAAGTGCCAAAACATACGAAGCTCTCAAAGATTTTAAAAAGGCCTACACACATTACCAACTATACAAACAAATGGAAGATAGTTTGGTAAACAAAGAGATAATCCGTAAAATCTCTCAAGCAGAAGATCAGTACAAATACCGAAAATACCAGGACTCTCTGACCACAGCTCGACAACAGGCAGAAAAACGGTTTGAAACTCAGATACAACAGCAAAAACTTACCAATCGTCTACGCCTTTATATTGCCATTGCTTCTTTATTGGCCATGACATTATTGCTCATAGGAGTAGCTGTGTGGAACAAACAAAAACGTAAGCATATTTTACAGAACCTGGTTTTGAAAGAAACCCAAAAAGAGTTGCTGGAAGAACAAATACTAAGAAAGGAGATAGAAGAAGTAGCATTGCGAGAGCAGCTGCATATAGATGAAAAAATTAAAGAGATTTTTCAGGTAAACCTTGAAAGTAAAGACCATGAACTTACCAAGCAGGCCTTGTATTTAGTACAAAAACAACAGTTGATAGAAACCTGGTCACAAGAGTTAACCGAGTTGATAAAACAGGCCAAAGGTACTGTAAAAGACAACATTCAAACCTTGAACAAACAAATGAAAAAAGAAGTGAAAGCTACTGAAGCCTGGAACAATTTTACTCAGACCTTTGAACTTGCCCATCCTAGTTTCTACAAAAAATTAAAAACTTCTTTTCCTGAACTGACAACCTATGAACTAAAGTTGAGTGCCTTGATCAGGCTCAACCTGGATACCTATGACATAGCAGAGTTTATGAATATTTCACCCGAAAGTGCCCGCAAAGCCAAATTGCGTTTGCGCAAGAAAATGAACTTGCCTTCTACTGAAGCACTCAGAGAATACTTCAGAAATATGTAA
- a CDS encoding tetratricopeptide repeat protein yields the protein MVRFHQFCMILMIICSSFWAKAQTRLSKIDSLNAALEKSVSPHKKVAVYNQLAKVYAKQTDSSQTVFYVQKALQLARQNNYLKGKMNAHYWLAQLYESLSYDSLAKATLFKALFTAEQLKDTNVNSNIHNVLGGIYKNQGHYTQALKSYQKALKLKEQLKDDFGVAANYNNLGGVFFNQGNFPKALDHYQKALNIWERTNHEKTVAVVCNNIGLLYIDLKDYTQAQTYFMKALNIRIKLKQERGVASVYNHLGMMHKIQKDYPTALRYYQQSLSIYRKLNNQYGVARLLHNIGCYYYKLKKYNVAHSQLTKALNIRRKLKSKMGMASTEMMIGKAYYGLKEYTKAVTYLDKAMKVFQETGHLDKISASSYTLKDVYKAQGDYQKAYQVFEIYHQAGDSIMNKEEVQKITRIESAFRFQQQQDSLKRQQQQKLNTLEIKRRTTRAWLYALLFGAVGLLLGVGLLLSRQKNRRKQNAQVLELKAVQQQLLNEQLQRKEIEGQILKEQLQVDQEEQRKVRHHIEEKDHELTKQALYHIRHQQGLELTLREIRELIKTTKDVVVSNRLKEVVKRIKKELSQGESWENFTQTFEMAHPNFYKRLKQQFPDLTEYDLKLCALLRLGFESRELASILNITLDSAKKARFRLRKKMKISDQDLSDFMRNM from the coding sequence ATGGTAAGGTTTCACCAGTTTTGTATGATCTTGATGATCATTTGCAGTAGTTTTTGGGCAAAAGCCCAAACTCGGCTCTCGAAAATAGATTCTCTGAATGCAGCGTTGGAAAAATCTGTTTCTCCTCACAAAAAAGTAGCCGTATATAACCAACTGGCAAAGGTGTACGCCAAGCAAACAGACTCAAGTCAAACTGTTTTTTATGTACAAAAAGCGTTGCAACTTGCCAGACAAAATAACTACCTAAAAGGTAAGATGAATGCACACTATTGGCTGGCACAACTCTACGAAAGTTTATCTTATGATTCTTTGGCTAAAGCTACTTTGTTCAAAGCATTATTTACTGCCGAGCAGTTAAAAGACACTAATGTAAACTCAAATATACACAATGTACTGGGAGGGATTTATAAAAATCAAGGGCATTATACACAAGCACTCAAAAGTTACCAAAAGGCACTTAAATTGAAAGAACAGCTTAAAGATGACTTTGGGGTAGCGGCTAACTATAATAATTTGGGAGGGGTGTTTTTTAATCAAGGAAACTTTCCTAAGGCGCTGGATCACTACCAAAAAGCCTTGAACATCTGGGAACGCACCAACCATGAAAAAACTGTGGCAGTGGTTTGTAACAATATTGGGCTATTGTATATAGACCTGAAAGACTATACACAAGCACAAACCTATTTTATGAAGGCATTAAACATAAGAATAAAGCTTAAGCAGGAAAGAGGGGTTGCCAGTGTTTATAACCACCTTGGAATGATGCATAAAATACAAAAAGATTACCCTACCGCCCTCAGGTATTATCAACAATCATTGAGTATTTACCGTAAGCTGAACAATCAATATGGCGTGGCAAGGCTACTACACAACATCGGCTGTTATTATTATAAGCTAAAAAAATACAATGTTGCCCACTCGCAACTTACAAAAGCCTTGAACATCAGGCGTAAGCTAAAAAGCAAAATGGGAATGGCCTCTACAGAAATGATGATTGGCAAGGCATACTATGGGTTGAAAGAGTATACCAAAGCAGTAACATACCTTGATAAAGCAATGAAAGTGTTTCAGGAAACAGGCCATTTAGACAAGATATCGGCCAGTTCCTATACTTTAAAAGACGTATACAAAGCCCAGGGAGACTACCAAAAGGCATATCAGGTGTTTGAGATTTATCACCAGGCGGGAGATTCGATCATGAACAAAGAGGAAGTGCAAAAAATAACCCGCATAGAAAGTGCTTTTAGGTTTCAACAACAACAAGATTCTTTGAAAAGACAACAACAACAGAAGTTGAACACGCTTGAGATAAAACGACGAACGACCCGCGCCTGGCTTTATGCTTTGTTGTTTGGGGCAGTGGGGTTGTTGCTGGGGGTAGGGTTGTTGTTGAGCCGCCAAAAAAACAGGCGCAAACAAAATGCACAAGTGCTGGAGTTAAAAGCGGTACAACAACAATTACTTAATGAGCAGTTACAGCGTAAAGAGATAGAAGGGCAAATTCTCAAAGAACAGTTGCAGGTAGACCAGGAGGAACAGCGAAAAGTAAGACACCATATAGAAGAAAAAGACCATGAACTTACCAAACAAGCATTGTATCACATCAGGCACCAACAAGGGCTTGAACTTACCTTGCGTGAAATAAGAGAGTTGATAAAAACGACTAAAGATGTGGTAGTGAGCAACCGTTTGAAAGAGGTAGTCAAACGGATTAAAAAAGAGTTGTCACAGGGAGAGTCCTGGGAAAACTTTACCCAGACTTTTGAAATGGCTCATCCTAATTTTTATAAAAGACTTAAACAACAGTTTCCTGATTTGACCGAATATGACCTCAAACTATGTGCGTTGTTGCGCCTGGGTTTTGAGTCACGCGAACTGGCTTCTATTCTCAACATTACTTTAGACAGTGCCAAAAAAGCCCGCTTTCGCCTGCGGAAAAAAATGAAAATATCTGATCAGGATTTGTCAGACTTTATGCGAAATATGTAG